The Streptomyces aurantiacus genome includes a region encoding these proteins:
- a CDS encoding class I SAM-dependent methyltransferase, with product MSTAHEVMARDTSEHSWSADPYADALRAGRGPLFLRRSDGWMLPLDVERWCARADAVDRQVLDRCEGAVLDVGCGPGRLVTELAALGRPVLGIDVSQAAVVHTARLGGRALRRSVFEPLPGEGRWDTALLLDGNLGIGGDPHALLRRLSELLRPGGLLIAETVPVDVDERADVRIVRGTDAQGATGAAFPWARLGSPALLRHARPLGWSTTDQWTAGCRSFVALRSRSTSSSAEAPNSRAVISSHRVRKPLADSPVADS from the coding sequence ATGAGCACAGCGCATGAGGTGATGGCGCGGGACACCTCCGAGCACAGCTGGTCGGCCGACCCCTACGCCGACGCCCTCCGGGCCGGCCGGGGACCGCTCTTCCTGCGCCGCAGCGACGGCTGGATGCTGCCCCTGGACGTCGAGCGGTGGTGCGCCCGCGCCGACGCCGTGGACCGACAGGTCCTGGACCGGTGCGAGGGAGCCGTACTCGACGTCGGGTGCGGGCCAGGAAGGCTGGTCACGGAACTCGCCGCCCTGGGGCGGCCCGTCCTCGGCATCGACGTCAGTCAAGCCGCGGTCGTCCACACCGCACGGCTCGGAGGCCGGGCCCTGAGGCGCTCGGTGTTCGAACCACTGCCGGGCGAGGGCCGCTGGGACACCGCCCTGCTCCTCGACGGCAACCTCGGCATCGGCGGCGACCCGCATGCTCTGCTCCGGCGACTGAGTGAACTGCTGCGCCCAGGCGGCCTGTTGATCGCCGAGACGGTCCCGGTGGACGTGGACGAGCGCGCCGACGTCCGTATCGTGCGCGGCACCGACGCCCAGGGGGCCACCGGCGCCGCGTTCCCCTGGGCTCGGCTCGGCTCCCCGGCGTTGCTGCGGCACGCCCGCCCGCTCGGCTGGTCCACCACCGATCAGTGGACGGCAGGCTGCCGGTCCTTCGTCGCCCTGCGCAGCCGCAGCACCAGCAGCAGCGCCGAAGCGCCGAACAGCAGGGCCGTGATCAGCAGCCACCGAGTGAGGAAGCCGCTCGCCGACAGCCCGGTGGCGGACTCGTAG
- a CDS encoding TIGR04282 family arsenosugar biosynthesis glycosyltransferase, with amino-acid sequence MTTLLVIAKEPRPGRVKTRLTPPFTPEEAAALAEAALTDTLRAVAAAPARRRVLVLDGRPGPWLPPGFDVVPQCAGGLDERLAAAFAGCGGPALLIGMDTPQVTPGLLTVDFDGYDACFGPAEDGGFWALGLVEPDPELLRGVPMSTPVTGAVQRARLVAAGLRVRDLPRLRDVDTSADTEAVAALAPHGCFAAELARLRTAGHR; translated from the coding sequence GTGACCACCCTGCTCGTCATCGCCAAGGAACCGCGGCCGGGACGGGTGAAGACCCGGCTCACACCGCCGTTCACACCCGAGGAGGCGGCGGCGCTCGCCGAGGCGGCCCTCACCGACACCCTGCGCGCGGTGGCCGCGGCACCCGCCCGACGCCGGGTCCTGGTCCTCGACGGAAGGCCCGGGCCCTGGCTGCCGCCCGGCTTCGACGTCGTACCGCAGTGTGCGGGCGGCCTCGACGAGCGGCTGGCCGCGGCCTTCGCCGGCTGCGGCGGACCGGCCCTGCTGATCGGGATGGACACACCACAGGTCACCCCCGGCCTGCTCACTGTGGACTTCGACGGGTACGACGCCTGCTTCGGCCCGGCGGAGGACGGCGGCTTCTGGGCTCTCGGGCTGGTGGAGCCGGACCCGGAGCTGCTGCGCGGGGTCCCAATGTCGACGCCCGTCACCGGCGCCGTACAGCGCGCCCGGCTCGTCGCCGCCGGCCTGCGGGTGCGCGACCTGCCGCGCCTGCGGGACGTGGACACGTCCGCCGACACCGAAGCGGTCGCCGCCCTGGCGCCGCACGGCTGCTTCGCCGCGGAACTGGCCCGGCTGCGGACGGCCGGCCACCGATGA
- a CDS encoding glycosyltransferase family 2 protein yields MTSSTPEDVDVVLPCLNEAEALPWVLARIPPGWRALVVDNGSTDGSADIARELGATVVHEPRRGFGAACHTGLTAATAGIVCFCDCDASLDPALLVPFVGEVRGGEADLVLGRRRPQGRGAWPVHARAGNLALALMLRRRTGLRLRDLGPLRAAHREALLALDLTDRRSGYPLEMVVRASDAGWHVTEHDVPYLPRSGTSKVTGTWRGTWQAVRDMSRVLAKRPAVTAAATAQTQGGSRR; encoded by the coding sequence ATGACCTCTTCCACACCCGAGGACGTCGATGTCGTCCTCCCCTGTCTGAACGAAGCCGAGGCACTGCCCTGGGTACTCGCCCGCATTCCGCCCGGCTGGCGTGCCCTCGTCGTGGACAACGGCTCCACCGACGGCTCGGCGGACATCGCCCGGGAACTCGGCGCCACCGTCGTCCACGAACCGCGCCGCGGCTTCGGCGCCGCCTGCCATACGGGACTGACCGCGGCCACCGCCGGCATCGTGTGCTTCTGCGACTGCGACGCCTCACTGGACCCGGCCCTGCTCGTCCCGTTCGTGGGCGAAGTCCGCGGCGGCGAGGCCGACCTGGTGCTCGGCAGGCGCCGTCCACAGGGCCGGGGCGCCTGGCCCGTGCACGCCCGGGCGGGCAATCTCGCACTCGCGCTGATGCTGCGCCGCCGCACCGGTCTGCGCCTGCGCGACCTCGGCCCGCTGCGTGCCGCCCACCGCGAGGCGCTCCTCGCCCTGGACCTCACCGACCGGCGCAGCGGCTACCCGCTGGAGATGGTCGTGCGGGCCTCCGACGCGGGCTGGCACGTCACCGAGCACGACGTTCCGTACCTGCCACGGTCCGGTACCTCGAAGGTGACCGGGACCTGGCGCGGCACCTGGCAGGCGGTACGGGACATGAGCCGCGTCCTGGCCAAGCGACCCGCCGTAACCGCGGCGGCCACAGCACAGACACAAGGAGGATCCCGCCGGTGA
- a CDS encoding response regulator transcription factor, with amino-acid sequence MEQQASGPAPARILVVDDDPTVAEVVAGYLDRAGYAVDRAGDGPAALASAAAHWPELVVLDLMLPGMDGLEVCRRLRARGPVPVIMLTARGDEDDRILGLEVGADDYVTKPFSPRELVLRVESVLRRTQPRPGARSHSTAGLTVDPAARRATKNGGELALTLREFDLLAFFLRHPGRAYSREDLMREVWGWDFGDLSTVTVHVRRLRNKVEDDPARPHLVQTVWGVGYRFDPARTDPDCKGV; translated from the coding sequence ATGGAACAGCAAGCGAGTGGGCCGGCACCGGCTCGCATCCTGGTGGTCGACGACGACCCCACGGTCGCCGAGGTCGTCGCCGGATACCTCGACCGGGCCGGGTACGCCGTGGACCGCGCCGGAGACGGACCGGCCGCGCTGGCCAGTGCCGCCGCGCACTGGCCCGAGCTGGTGGTGCTCGATCTGATGCTGCCCGGCATGGACGGCCTGGAGGTGTGCCGCCGGCTGCGGGCGCGCGGCCCCGTGCCGGTCATCATGCTCACCGCCCGCGGCGACGAGGACGACCGCATCCTCGGTCTGGAGGTCGGCGCGGACGACTACGTGACCAAACCGTTCAGCCCCCGCGAACTGGTCCTGCGCGTCGAGTCGGTCCTGCGCCGCACGCAGCCCCGTCCGGGCGCGCGTTCCCACAGCACGGCCGGACTCACCGTCGATCCGGCCGCGCGCCGCGCCACCAAGAACGGCGGCGAACTCGCCCTCACCCTGCGCGAGTTCGACCTGCTCGCGTTCTTCCTGCGGCATCCGGGCCGGGCGTACAGCCGCGAGGACCTGATGCGGGAGGTGTGGGGCTGGGACTTCGGCGACCTCTCGACCGTCACGGTCCACGTCCGACGGCTGCGCAACAAGGTCGAGGACGATCCGGCCAGGCCCCACCTGGTCCAGACGGTGTGGGGCGTCGGCTACCGATTCGA